A single genomic interval of Rhododendron vialii isolate Sample 1 chromosome 3a, ASM3025357v1 harbors:
- the LOC131321363 gene encoding putative UPF0481 protein At3g02645: MVIVQKIIILPPLTSRENRRWSFAVRRQLILQKITFTGPPRDGVVDFGILREREGLSILELREREELGRDEGWWSVTVEGWVVRVRWGLWVVVMEDFIREQKGSGSRTLLRTNVPGLVSGSTKPQSPKPNMPLTSIFESSSCEQRWLAEISKILEKEVKVEIDHPVTIFRVPATLSVSRPSAYTPQVIGLGPYHRFRLEIYDMERYKLAAASRLQRDFKSLEFQQLVSGLSTLEYKVRACYHKYLEIEGETLAWIMAIDGLFVLEFLRCYNSSTSITTAHLVDSIGRKLAHEAVLGDILMLENQIPIFVLREILSMQCSSQLEVAQDLFPATLKDFCKALSPVKTREDLTLSQVSKHAHLLDLLYHLIVPELVGPAVGSCKIYWESEAAILENNPNLDSSKFSTNVFENLWSMCSKLNIGFLSQITTLVKNIGGVYGQFISSIQCIQSKSKEYIKSENEGTKTPNVEEIMIPTVSHLSQAGVPLRPATGGIATLKFDQSTKKLYLPVIRLNVNSEVIMRNLVAYEASIKSESLAFTRYIELMNGIINTAEDAKLLREKKIIVNSLKSDADVAQLFNGMSKPVRLTNVPFIDKTIEDVNKYYNNTRAVKFNRRFKNFVYGSWKILTILAVVLLLLLMSVQSFCSVYSCPKLFNSLSSD, encoded by the exons ATGGTAATTGTCCAAAAGATTATTATCCTGCCACCGTTGACGTCGAGAGAAAATCGCCGGTGGAGTTTTGCCGTTCGACGTCAACTAATTCTCCAAAAGATTACATTTACTGGGCCACCGCGCGACGGGGTTGTcgattttggaattttgagagagagagaggggttgtcGATTTtggaattgagagagagagaggagctggGTAGAGATGAGGGGTGGTGGTCAGTGACCGTGGAGGGATGGGTGGTCCGGGTGAGGTGGGGGTTgtgggtggtggtgatggaggatTTCATTAGAGAGCAGAAGGGGAG TGGGTCAAGAACCCTCCTACGGACGAATGTGCCAGGACTTGTATCTGGCAGCACCAAG CCTCAAAGTCCCAAACCAAACATGCCCTTAACTTCCATTTTTGAATCAAGCTCCTGCGAGCAACGATGGCTCGCCGAAATCAGCAAGATTTTGGAAAAAGAGGTGAAGGTCGAAATCGACCACCCAGTTACCATCTTTCGAGTACCAGCAACGCTAAGTGTTTCGAGGCCCTCGGCCTATACGCCACAAGTCATTGGCCTAGGCCCGTACCACCGTTTTCGACTCGAGATCTATGACATGGAGAGGTACAAGCTTGCCGCGGCAAGCAGGCTTCAACGAGATTTTAAGAGTCTTGAATTCCAGCAGCTTGTTAGTGGGCTTAGCACGCTCGAATATAAAGTTCGTGCATGCTACCACAAGTACTTGGAAATCGAGGGGGAAACCCTAGCTTGGATTATGGCCATCGATGGGCTTTTCGTCCTCGAGTTTCTTCGTTGTTATAATTCGTCCACTTCAATTACCACAGCCCATCTGGTCGACTCCATTGGGAGGAAATTGGCCCACGAGGCAGTCCTCGGTGACATACTGATGCTCGAAAATCAGATTCCGATCTTTGTTCTAAGGGAGATCTTGTCCATGCAATGCTCATCGCAGCTTGAAGTGGCCCAAGATTTGTTTCCTGCCACACTCAAAGATTTTTGTAAAGCGCTTTCTCCGGTCAAAACCCGGGAGGATCTCACTTTGTCTCAAGTCTCCAAGCATGCTCATTTACTGGATCTTCTGTACCATTTGATCGTGCCCGAATTGGTAGGGCCGGCCGTTGGATCATGCAAAATATATTGGGAAAGTGAAGCTGCAATCCTTGAGAACAACCCGAACTTGGATTCAAGTAAGTTTAGTACTAATGTTTTCGAGAATCTTTGGAGCATGTGTTCGAAACTAAACATAGGGTTTCTAAGTCAAATCACAACACTGGTTAAGAACATAGGTGGTGTGTATGGACAATTTATTTCTAGTATACAGTGTATACaatcaaaaagtaaagaatACATCAAGTCCGAAAACGAGGGAACAAAAACTCCCAATGTAGAAGAAATCATGATTCCCACGGTATCCCACCTTTCTCAAGCCGGGGTGCCATTACGTCCTGCCACTGGTGGAATCGCGACCCTTAAATTCGATCAAAGTACCAAGAAACTCTACCTCCCAGTCATCAGGCTTAACGTCAATTCTGAAGTTATAATGAGGAATTTAGTAGCATATGAGGCCTCAATCAAGTCAGAATCACTTGCTTTCACGCGATACATAGAGCTAATGAATGGGATTATAAACACTGCTGAAGATGCTAAACTgttgagggaaaagaaaatcatcGTCAATAGTCTCAAGAGTGATGCCGATGTTGCACAACTTTTCAATGGCATGAGCAAACCTGTTAGGCTCACGAATGTGCCTTTTATTGACAAGACGATTGAAGATGTCAACAAGTACTACAACAACACGAGAGCGGTTAAGTTTAACAGGCGGTTCAAGAACTTTGTGTATGGTTCTTGGAAGATTCTCACAATTCTTGCTGTTGTGTTGCTGTTGTTGCTGATGAGTGTTCAGTCGTTTTGTTCTGTTTATAGTTGCCCTAAACTTTTCAACTCTCTCAGTTCGGATTAA